The window AGGCTACTCTTACCCTAAAatcctatttctttttttcagttttatacaCAATTGTATTCTGTTAGCtagacaaaaaacagtacagTAACCATTGTCAATGAAGGACTGGGCTAAGAATGAAAGGTGGACATGAGGGATATTTCAATGGTCCTCTGCCATAATGACAAATCAGCTAAAAATTTTGATTTGCAGTGCTTACACAATGCCAAAGGGACGAAGCATTTTGGGGGCACTGACTGTTTAAATGAGAAGGAAATTTAGTTTTGACACATGAGTGAACTGTTTTGGGAGAGGTATGAGCTTTTTCAAGTGAGCTATAGTGTTGTGCTAAACTGTAAGACTGTTTTGTCAAATGATCTTAGAGTTTtgagaatgtaatttctgtttcaagagaatgtaatttctgtttctgtttttgcTGCATAATCGAAGCATATGAATCctctgcaatatatatatatatatatatatatatatatatatatatatatatatatatatacaaacccgattccaaaaaagttgggacactgtacaaattgtgaataaaaaaggaatgcaatactttacaaatctcataaacttttcacaatagaatatagataacatatcaaatgttgaaagtgagacattttgaaatgtcatgccaaatattggctcattttggatttcatgagagctacacattgccaaaaaagttgggacaggtagcaataagaggccagaaaagttaaatgtacatatatggaacagctggaggaccaaccTATTAgttcaattggcaacatgattgggtataaaaagagcctctcagagtggcagtgtctctcagaagtcaagataggcagaggatcaccaatttccccaatgctgcggcgaaaaatagtggagcaatatcagaaaggagtttctcagagaaaaattgcaaagagtttgaagttatcatcatctacagtgcataatatcatccaaagattcagagaatctggaacaatctctgtgcgtaagggtcaaggccggaaaaccatactggatgcctgtgatcttcgggcccttagacggcactgcatcacatacaggaatgctactgtaatggaaaacacaacaggctcaggaatacttccagaaaacattgtcggtgaacacaatccaccgtgccattcgccgttgccggctaaaactctataggtcaaaaaagaagccatatctaaacatgatccagaagtgcaggcgttttctctgggccaaggctcatttaaaatggactgtggcaaagtggaaaactgttcagtggtcagacgaatcaaaatttgaagttctttttggaaaactgggacgccatgtcatccggactaaagaggacaaggacaacccaagttgttatcagcgctcagttcagaaacctgcatctctgatggtatggggttgcatgagtgcgtgtggcatgggcagcttacacatctggaaaggcaccatcaatgctgaaaggtaaaTCCAAGTTccagaacaacatatgctcccatccagacgtcgtctctttcagggaagaccttgcattttccaacatgacaatgccagaccacatactgcatcaattacaacatcatggctgcgtagaagaagaatccgggtactgaaatggccagcctgcagtccagatctttcacccatagaaaacatttggcacatcataaagaggaagatgcgacaaagaagacctaagacagttgagcaactagaagcctgtattagacaagaatgggacaacattcctattcctaaacttgagcaacttgtctcctcagtccccagacgcttgcagactgttataaaaagaagaggggatgccacacagtggtaaacatggccttgtcccaacttttttgagatgtgttgatgccatgaaatttaaaatcaacttctttttcccttaaaatgatacattttctcagtttaaacatttgatatgtcatctatgttgtattctgaataaaatattgaaatttgaaaattccacatcattgcattctgtttttattcacaatttgtacagtgtacagtgtcccaacttttttggaattgggtttgtatttAAATTGTAGAGGATGCTACGATATGAGTCCAATCCAATCCAATCCATGCCATGTTCCACTCCCCTCATCTTCCCTctctttgttaattttttttttattattattttctctaGACAACTTTTATTATCTTTAATAGTGGTATGGGCATTTATTATGGTATAAAAGTTAATCAAGGCTTCCCTCTAGTGGTCATTCTCCATAACAACATATGTGGTAGTGGAATATGAGAAACACAATTACTTTGCTGCAATGTTAATCAACAAGAGCTGCCTATGGCAAGACTTTTACAATGGCTTGCATCTTAAAAGGAAAAATCCTGCAGTTCATCACTGTAATTATTCATCACATCAATTTGCATCAgatattcattaatattatcTAATAATGCATGCCATATTCTTTTTGAACATCATTTGTTGTTTGGTAAAGGCCTGGCATGATGTCTCAGTATGTAGTGTCTGTAGTGTACTAATGTCTAGTCACTTTTCACCTTTGATACCTTGATATTAAGGCCACAGCACACAGCAGGTGAGAATGTAACCGTCATTTAGTGTttatgagtgagtgtgtgtacagTGTTCACAGGGCAGACGGATGGAATGATAATACTCGAGTGGAAAATCCCTGTGCCCATACAAGGAGAGCTGCGAGTGCTCTGGATCTGTGGGAGCATTACTGAAAACAGCCTCAATAATGTAAACAGAGACAGTGGCTTCTGGCGATCTCAAGGCATTTCAAAACAAACTGTAGCGCTTTCAGTTCAGCAAAGCCTGACTGTAATGATGAAGAATGCTTATTTAATGTGCAGCTGAGCAGATGGTATCAGGTATCTCCTGGAGACAATGTTCATAAGTCCTCATTGTACATTCAAGCATTACATTTGAGGAAGTCTGAACCAGTCTTAAGGGGCCTGTTGTAGTTTGACcaaccctctctctctctctctctctctctctctctctatctctatgacttttttaacttcttCTTTCTCTTGGTCCTTTTTTACCACTTTCTCTCTTTGCTTTCTGTGCCTACACTCCTGTTGTCCTTCATCTCTTTTCAAAATCAACTTCTCTTCTATAAAGCATGTGGGCGTTCAAGGTCATCAGTGTAAAAAGAATGTGATTTTCGATTAAAGAGCAGAGAGGCTGTTGGGAATTTGGTGACGTGAACAGAAACTGTTGCCTTCCAGATTTTCACAGCAGCAATCAGCAGGTAATTGAGCTTTTGCTTGGATGACTTTTCTTTAGGGGTATTTGGGGGAGAATATCACTGATTATTGATCTAATTTCAATGAAAAATATTCCTTTATTTGTAGATATGTCAGGAGCAACTGAACTGAATGGCACTAGTTATCTGCATGTCAAAAGTGAGGCGTTTTTAGTAGAAAATATGAATTTGTGTTAATAGCACCGTTTTATTCCAAGGAAATCAAACATCAAGGAGTGCGTTCCAAACTGTTTTCTCATCAAATCTCATTGCTAGTCATTGAAATCTGCAAAAGGAATCAGAATTTGGCATTTGCATGTATTGAAAAGCATATTCTTTAGTGCTTGTTGCTGTAGAGGGCATGAAAATGTGTTGCTTCAGGCTTAAAAAATGAGTGTGCTGATGGTTTTCAGTAATAATTTGCATGCACATATtagtgatgtgtgtgtttgtgtatataatATGCAGCTCACGCTTACCCTGCGTTACGATGCCTCTATTGAAAGATCTTCGGAAAAAAGATGACATCAATGCTGTTTATGAGCTGAAAGAAAAACTGGGAGAGTGAGTTTTCCTTCCTTACGGACTaatatattcaatatttaaGAGTATTCTGAACACATAATGACTTCAgaatatatttcacattttgGTTTAATCAAACAGATTTAAAGACTTGTCGACTAGAACCAGAAAATATTATTAAGAAGACTCAGGAGACTCCTATTTTTCACAATGTGCCCATGGCACTCAGACTCATCATTAACCATTAAttgagaacaaaactcattACAGCTGAACTataagtgttataaatgtataatgtcTCAGGGGCTCGTTCTCTGAGGTTCGAGCGGCTCAGCACAGATGCACCCAGAAGCTTGTGGCTGTCAAGTGCATCCGCAAGAGAGCGCTAAAGGGGAAAGAATCCATGCTGGAGAATGAGATTGCAGTATTACGCAGGTCAGTGATTTGACAAAATGCTCTGGATTGATTGATAATATTGCTTGGCTTTATGAAGGGTTGTTTACATTATCGTGGTTATTATTATAACACAGCTGCATTTTACTAAAGTCTTTTCTGATTTGGTAACAAAATGCATATTTCTTATATTTCCCTGTGATTTCTTTACAGAATAAGCCATGAAAATATTGTGTCGTTGGAGGAAACCTTTGAGACTCCTACTAAACTGTATTTGGTAATGACACTGTGAGTGGACCAAAgtgtgaaaaatgaaaatattttatattgtagtaAATTAATTTAGCTTaaagttttgtgttttatagtATTAGACAGAACAGACAGAATGATGGAACGAACAAACGATAGATACACAATTCGATACATATCACGATACTGAATTCACGATACGATATTATTGCGATTCTTCAagacatatggtaaaaggataaaaaaaaaaaaaaaattaactgttgattaaaatgctaaatttggtattatATTGAAGGTGTaaatgaataggcttggacttgatgctggtaacccaatgcacaggacaatggtgacaccagaataaaaatattcatgattcttaAGCTGAAAATACAGACACTTTACTGGTAGCataagacatttggcattatcaggacccacaaatattaCCCCATTGCatcattatacattatattaaacattatatatagtagttCAATGTAGaactgacactaaaactctgtaaacttgaattttcattttgggtgaacaatgCACAACACATATTGTCACTATCCACGATacattgttgcatttttgtattgtgatatattgtgatacaatatattattacaccctagatagatagatggatagatagaacgatagacagacagacagaaagacagacagacagacagatagagataAAACAGActgacagaatgatagatagatagatagatagatagatagatagatagacagacagatagttagacagacagatagatagatagatagatagatagatagatagatagatagatagatcaacagacagacagatagttagacagacagacagacagacagatagatagatagatagatagatagagacagatagatagatagatcagacagacagatagacagacagacagacagatagatagatagatagatagacagacagacagacagacagacagacagacagacagacagacagacagacagatagatagatagatagatagatagatagatagatagatagatagatagatagaacaacaacaacagacagacagacagacagatagatagatagatagatagatagatagatagatagatagatagatagatagaacagacagacagacagacagatagatagatagatagaacaacagacagacagacagatagatagatagatagatagatagatagatagaacaacaacagatagatagatagatagatagatagatagatagatagatagatagatagatagatagaacaacagacagacagacagacagacagacagatagatagatagatagatagatagatagatagatagatagatagatagatagaacaacagacagacagacagatagatagatagatagatagatagatagatagaacaacaacaaacagatagttagacagacagacagacagacagacagacagatagatagatagatagatagatagatagatagatagatagatagatagatagatagatagatgtaatGAGGTCAGTGCTGATGACAGTGTCTCATGCAGGCTGACAGGAGGAGAACTACTGGACAGGATTCTGGAGAGAGGCAGTTACACAGAGAAAGATGCCAGTCGGGTCATATATCAGGTGCTGCAGGCGGTGAAGTATCTACACCAGCTGGGTGTTGTTCATCGGGATCTAAAGGTACCTGAGAACAAACTCTAACACTTTAGTctctgtttttaacatttttggtTTCAGAGAACTCATGATGGAGGTCTTTTTAGGTAATGATTTGAGAGCACAGGTTTGTTCGATATAGTTTTAATTCCAGCTTTTCACTGTGGGAGCTTTGCATGCAGATAAGTGGATATTACAATCATAATAAGATCTCTCTCCATTAGCCAGAGAATTTATTGTATGAGACTCCATTAGAAGACTCCAAAATCGTCATCAGTGACTTTGGTCTGTCTAAAATGGAGGAGCAGGGGACTCTTTCCACGGCCTGTGGGACACCTGCCTATGTTGGTAAGAGAGACAGTTTATGATCATgattatgaattaatataatgTGCCGTAACATACAGAATCAAGTCTGGTCTGACAGAAAATAATTTGTACTAGTGCTTAAAAACCCCAAAAACCAAACGCACTGATCTGAACCTAATGTGACACCAAGAACTTTCTTTAATCTCCAAAAAATTATATAGCCTTTTATAAAGAACCCTATATAGCCAAATATTGTGTCTTTCTGAATCTAAACTGCTGagaaaaaacaccaaaaaaccTTTCGTGTAGTCTTTGCCCCTGACTGTAATGTATGAGTACTGATATTCACAATATGTTTGTAGCTCCTGAACTTCTACAACAGAAAACATACGGTAAAGAGGTGGATCTCTGGGCCATCGGGGTGATTACGTTCATTCTGTGAGTGATGGATTAATATTATTCACTCTACACGAATAAACTGTGTTTGATAAACAGAGCAGTACAGAACTGAGAGTCTGTATCAGCAGTTCTTTATTTTCTGGCAGACTCTGTGGCTATCCTCCATTCTACGATGACAACGACACACAACTCTACAAGCTGATCAGAAATGCTGAATATGAATTTGATTCACCATACTGGGATGACATCTCTCACTCCGGTATGACAATATCTcttactcttaaaaataaaggttccaaaagggggttttcTCAGTGAGGAGAACAGCTCCtaacagaacattttttttttttttttagtgtcaagaaacattttaataatacaaaGAACATTTTTTCACCTTTTGTGTAATGcaaagattccatggatgttagAGGTTCTTTATgaaaccatcaatgccaataaagaacctttgtTCTGAATGGACTGTACAGTGTAAATGACTAAATCACATTCATAGCCTTCTTAGTCCAAATGCCCATATACTTGAAAAATCCATTTAATATTTTCTTGGTCTGTGGCAAAAGTATTTTTAGGAGTCAGAAGtatgcttttttaattttttttttttaataatgcataatgccatatttacatttctcattatttaatgctaCTTTTgtgaaatgtgtaaaaaaataaaggcatttatttttcttcataCAAAAACATAGTGAAATTTTGTACCGAGGAGAATGGAttatatacggaagaggattagggccaagcaataataaaaaaataaaaccatctcgagattaaagttgttaaatttcgagaaaaaactcgttaaatttcgagaaaaaagtcgagataaaatgttgagaataaactcattaagttacgagaaaaaactcgttaaatttcaagaaaaaagtcgagataaaatgttgagaatgaactcattaagttacgagaaaaaactcgttaaatttcaagaaaaaagtcgcgataaaatgttgagaataaagtcattaaattacgagaaaaaagtcgttagattatgagaacaaattcgttaaattatgagaaaaaaagttgttaaatttcgagaaaaaaagtcgagataaaatgttgagaataaagtcattaaattacgagaaaaaagtcgttaaattatgagaatttaatgacatttttctcataatttaacaaatttgttctcgtaatttaacaacttttttctcgtaatttaatgattttattctcaacattttatctcgacttttttctcgaaatttaacaactttttttctcgtaatttaacaagtttattctcaacattttatctcgacttttttctcgaaatttaacaacatttttctcataatttaacgaatttgttctcgtaatttaacgacttttttctcgtaatttaacgagtttattctcaacattttatttcgacttttttctcgaaatttaacgagttttttctcgaaatttaacaactttaatctcgagatggttttatttttttattattgcttggccctaatcctcttccgtaattataaatgtacaaaatgtgCCCCGAACAATATTAGAACACTcgctgtaaaaaaatattttcatgatttgttatcacattttttcttttgtcaaatcaacttagatgattaatttcaatgaactcaaaactttaaggcaaccaggtaacttacttttttaagttaaaccaacaattctttttttacagcGCTTAAAAGTCAGATACAAAATACagcaatgttttatttaatttatttatgatttaaatCCTaacaaacttgtttttttttgtgaaattatgtgcttgaaaagcacatttttatttaaaggaaatGCTTCTTAGATTGATTTTTTGTTTGAATTATGCATATTATACAGTTACATAATACATAaattttttaaaggaatagttcaatcaaaaatcaaatcTCTTTCTCATTTACTCAACATGTCATTccatataaattataataaatgtttttatttttctgcaATTGCTTAGGAAATAATTTCTGAGATGAAATAGAATTGGATCATTAATGCTTTCACAGACGGCTTTGAAAACTTCTCCCATTGTATTAATGCAGAATGTTTTATAATGCAGCCCTAAACATGCCAAATGCTGGCCACATTAACTGGTATTGATCTTCTTGTGTTCTCTGCCTCTTCCTGCCCACTAATGCTTCAGCGAAAGACTTCATAGTTCACCTACTGCAGAAGGATCCAGTGAAGAGGTTCAATTGTGACCAGGCCTTGCAGCATCCTTGGTGAGTCCATAAATAGCAGGAAAGAGGCGGACGGGGAGCTGAGGGGTTGATCAGTAGTGAAAAGAGAGGCTGACCTTGAAGAACAGATGAAGAGTTGGGTCACATCTGTGCTGCGGCGTGGGAGGGTGTGCACAAACAGGAAGAGGATTATGAAATAATCAGATAAACAGATGTCTCTTCACCTGCAGATCACTCTGAGATTGTATAAGATCTTTAAGAAGCACACAATGAAATGGAACAGAGAGCTCAAAGAAGGAATGCATTCAGAGTAATACGTATAATTGAGGAACTGGATTATTGTGGTACTTGATAACATACATTATAGTTTCCCAGAAGAAAATTTGTTTCAATCAATTGCTCAGATCTTACTTACTATATAAAATGAGTCCTTTGAGTTTCCAGTTATGCTTTATTTTCTAACCATAATCTTTGTCTGAGATGTTTCTCCCTAGGAGACctaaaaaatagacaaaaatgaGACAACATTTTTGTGTTCCTATTGAGATCTCTGAGTTTGTTTGCAGACATTCGTATCTTGACAAACTGAGTAAACTCAAACTTGAGATCAGCGTTAAGATCTCTTCTGAGCTCTTGAGGAGACACATGTGATTACTTGAGGGTTTTTTTCTCAAAAGAAAAATCTGAGAAACTACAGACTTAACAGTGCCCTTTTGCTCtgcttttaattttcattttaattttgcagACTATAGAAACAATTGACCTTTCGCCGGGAggcaatctaaccaatcataacgccaaatctgccattttgtccaacaaagcagtcaggggagttagaagattaacataGGTGAAcgtgaacttgaaaaatggtgtgtactgacatcttttcgcgattgaaacaacattccttatgatattcattttagttattcagtttatttttgatgctataaatgaactagtaagagatgatcggttcacgagtcGCTTGAACTGAGGGCGCTGCAGCGATCAAcgcattaaagagccacaaaacagtatttattgtttaaatgtttttaaaattacaaaatttgaaatttgagactttatttcatatcaaaagtaactaTGTCTTGTCTGTCCTCTTATCGTAACGGTcgacgtgcataccctctattttttcactgcgtgagaacatgatggctgcgtccgaaaacctaggtaacGTTAGCTGTcttcttgctgcctcgctgtcttatgagagaatgacttgtacggcagtgTTTGTGCATaaaggtacctcacgaaattgatttcggacagacacCTGAGGCAGcttaacagtttaatgatctacagcaatatagcgcgagctttggtgagaactaaataaatatttaattattacagtagtaatttctcgatagaaattatatcaaaattgaaatttgttggtcaaaatcgtacatttatacacaaactgagcagcaaacgcaactttcggactccatctttatttttctagctcaactgtcccagaatggaaagcacaggattgtgggatatcaaaggcagctaaggatacatctatgcttccttcaaaaatcgatctgaagaaggtatctcatgagacaggaagtgaagctaa of the Megalobrama amblycephala isolate DHTTF-2021 linkage group LG12, ASM1881202v1, whole genome shotgun sequence genome contains:
- the pnck gene encoding calcium/calmodulin-dependent protein kinase type 1B isoform X1, producing the protein MPLLKDLRKKDDINAVYELKEKLGEGSFSEVRAAQHRCTQKLVAVKCIRKRALKGKESMLENEIAVLRRISHENIVSLEETFETPTKLYLVMTLLTGGELLDRILERGSYTEKDASRVIYQVLQAVKYLHQLGVVHRDLKPENLLYETPLEDSKIVISDFGLSKMEEQGTLSTACGTPAYVAPELLQQKTYGKEVDLWAIGVITFILLCGYPPFYDDNDTQLYKLIRNAEYEFDSPYWDDISHSAKDFIVHLLQKDPVKRFNCDQALQHPWISGGAALDKNIHGSVSAQIQKNFAKSHWKRAFNATIIVHHLTKKTHSGEDGEGNHSTSTGTI
- the pnck gene encoding calcium/calmodulin-dependent protein kinase type 1B isoform X2 — encoded protein: MLENEIAVLRRISHENIVSLEETFETPTKLYLVMTLLTGGELLDRILERGSYTEKDASRVIYQVLQAVKYLHQLGVVHRDLKPENLLYETPLEDSKIVISDFGLSKMEEQGTLSTACGTPAYVAPELLQQKTYGKEVDLWAIGVITFILLCGYPPFYDDNDTQLYKLIRNAEYEFDSPYWDDISHSAKDFIVHLLQKDPVKRFNCDQALQHPWISGGAALDKNIHGSVSAQIQKNFAKSHWKRAFNATIIVHHLTKKTHSGEDGEGNHSTSTGTI